ATTGTGACATCTTTTATAACATATGCCAAAAGTACATTCTTCCATTCTACTTTTATTAGTTAGCATGCCATTAGTTCTTCAGACTTTTTCTTAGTTACTTAAAAGGAGATGTTATATGCAGTGATGAACAGAAGTTTATCAAAGGTCAAATGATAGACTATCAACCAGGGTCAATCTTACTTGTGTTTGACTTTTAGCTGTGGAAGAGGAGTGGTCCCAGTTCATCTCCATTCTCTAGCCCAGCCTCATCCCGCTCCCAGACACCAGAGAGGCCAGCAAAGAAAGTCAGGTAAGGTGatcaggtccatctagtcaaggctatgggtttcccagtagtcatgtatgggtgtgagagttggactgtgaagaaagctgagtgctgaagaactgatgcttttgaactgtggtgttggagaagactcttgagagtcctttggactgcaaggagatccaaccagtccatcctaaaggagatcagtcctgggtgttcattggaaggactgatactgaagctgaaacttcaatacttgggccacctgatgcgaagagttgactcattggaaaagaccctgatgctgggaaatgttgagggcaggaggagaaggggacgacagaggatgagatggttggatggttcaccaactcgacggacttGAGTTTGGCTAAACTCTgggaagtggtgatggacagggaggcctggtgtgctgcagtccatgaggtcgcaaagagttggacacaactgagcaactgaactgaatccattaTTAATTGCTGCATGGATTAATGAGAGGGGCAGGAAAGGAGGGACATTTACTTGGCTCCTGGGTTTTCCTCAGCTCTGATTTGGAGGACTGAAGAATCAGCATGTAGACGACAGTGAACTGCCCACCTGAGTCGCTCTCATCTCTCCCCATTCTTTTGTTCCCAGCTGTAGAGACCGCGGGCTCTCTCCCCCACACTGTAGCATGAGTGGTGGGGGTGCAGGAGTAGAGACTGCACAGAACAGGGCAGACAGAGTGAATGATGTCAGTGGGCAGCAGACTTCACATTCTGGACTCCAGCGGACCCTCTGGGCACCTGCGGTCAACTGTAGGGATCAGGCCTGTGACTAGAGCTTttaggaacttggtgggctgtaAGTAAGGTTTTGAAAAGTGTTGATTTGTGGTGGTTTTTTAAGACAAAGGTTTCTCCATGGCTTCCATAAACTGCCTCCATTCATTTCTATTGGGATTTTCTTttggcttctattttttttttgtcctggcCTACTGAGGTCCTAAATCATGGTGGTTCTAGACTAGTTGGTAGGCAAGCAGGTACAGGAAGTTATCCAGTACTTTCTGTCAGCAAGTCTTTCTAAACTTAATTGTGCCTTTTTCTCCTGCAGAGAAGAGGAGCTTTCTCATCATTCTAGCTCTTCAGCTCCGTTGGTAACAGACAAGGAGTCCCCGGGAGAAAAGGGTAAGTTGATGAGTGCACTAGAGCAGCTGTTGGTGGAAGTATCCAGCACTGCCTTgtgaagggcctggtgggcacaGAGAAGGATGCTTCTGTCTTTCAGAGGTTTATAGTCAGGTAAGGGAGAAAGGTGACTCAGAGAAATACAGTAGAATACGTGATGACAGTAGGCTATGGATAAGTTTAGGTTGAGGTATCTGTGAGCAGTCCAGATGACTGTTGTCCAGTAAGcagttttctgggcttccctggtggctcagtggtgaagaatccacctgctaatacaggagacacaggtttgatccatgggtcgggaaggtctggagaaggaaatggcaacccaccctagtattcttgcctgaaaaaccccatggacagaggaccctggcaggctacagtccagagagttgcaaagagttggacatgactgaacaacagcagaagTAGTTGGATACTTTGATTTGGAGCAATTCTCCCTTTATATCCTCTTGACTGTTGGAAATAATCTAGCAAACACCATCCAAGAGCCCAAATCATGGAAAATAGAATCTTTCAGAGATACCCAATGAAAATTCAGTGTTAAAAACAGGAGATAGATAACCTGTCCATTTctggcagagaaaaagaaaattctttctttctttctttagttgcCGATCCAACCACGTGGAAGAAGCAGAACTCATGGAATTCCCCATCAACACCTGGCAGCTCCGGGCAGCGTAAACGGAAGGTTCAACTGCTGCCCTCTAGGCGAGGAGACCAGCTGACCTTGGTATGGTCCTGTCCCTCTACTTCTGCCCACCCCAGCTTAGCTCTACCTTAAGAAGGCTAAATACAGGATTCTTACAGTTTCTCCTGATTGacaacttctttttctctttggtagCCTCCACCTCCCCAGCTTGGTTATTCGATCACTGCTGAGGACTTGGACTTGGAAAAGAAAGCTTCGttacaatggtttaacaaggtcttagAGGATAAGACTGGTAAGGAATATAAATCAGTTGCACACTCCAGAGAGGCTTTGTATCCTTGGGTTTTATTTTGGTCTTTCTCATGTGGGAAATCCATTTGGGCCCTCAGTGGAATCTGGAGAACGGTGAGCATTGAAGGGAGACCTTTGTGAGTTGTACCGAGGCCCCGAACTTCCCATGCTCCATGATCTGCAACTGGAAAGAGTTCCCAAACAGTGTCATCTTTTCTTTCATCCCTAGACGCTGCCTCGACCTCTGTTACCGAGGCCCCACCTGCCAGTCAGTCTTCCTTCACTTTGACCCTGCCTGCCGCTGGGACTGCTTCATCCCCAACCTCCCTCCAAGCCCCCAGCGCTAACACCCTGTTGGAGAGCTTGAAGAAGATGCAGAATTCCCCGGGGCTACCTTCCCTCCCTGGTGAGTGGGAGAGcttactttgttttgtttgttttttggccgcaccacacagcttgtaggatcttagtcccctgaccaggcatcaaacccagagaccgctgcagtggaagcgtggagtcctagcTACTGGACTGCCAGCGAGTTCCCAGGAGAGCTTCTTCGGCGCGTGTAATGACATCAGCTTTTGTTTAGGTAGAAGTAAAAGCTccaggacttcgctggtggtatATGGGTAAGAAgagtctacctgccagtgcaggggactcagggtttttttttttttaattattttaattggaggctaattactttacgatattgtggtggtttttgccgtacattgacatgaatcagccacgggtgtacatgtgaggggactcagatttgatccctggtctgggatgattccacatactgcagggcagctaagcccacatgctctaggacctgtgagccacagctactgaatctTGGTTGCCTGGAGCCCCTGgttcacaacaaaagaagccaccacagtgagaagcccacgcaccacaaccagagagtagcccccgctcacggccactagagaaagcccatgcgcagcaGCAAGGCCCAACACAGCCAAGTCATTcaacaaaaaaagttttttaagaagtaaaagcACTATGCTCATCAATTCCTGGAAATTGTTCCAAAGGTTGACCCTGTTCTAGCTCCTCTAACCAGAGCTGGTGCAGCCTTAAGAGCTTTAGAAGCTGTCATCAGTTTTAGGGAAGGGCTGCAACACTCAGAGGCAGCTGCAACACTGCTGAGGGAGGCAGCTTAGTTTTGGTCGCCAAGTGGCTCTTGATTTGAAACCCAGTCCCTCAGCTCCTCTGAGCCTTGTTTGTCGTCATCTGTAAGATGAGAAAATAACGCTGACCTTGTGAGGTGTCCCGGAAGTGTCAGTGATCACATGGTTAGGATGTCTTATCCCACACTTAGACTACGGTCAGAAGGTAACATTACTCTTCTCGAAGTTTCCAGGGTCTGCTGCTGTTCAGCCTTCCTGGCACTGCATATACACACTCTCCTCTGCTGCGCTTTATCGTGTCGTAAAATGTGTCAGGCATCCAGATGGCTCAGAGACCATCTCCTCATTCACGGTTGTGTGCTCTCTACTTGCACCTTGTGGGTCAGTATAGCACAGTGCGTCTCTGTTAGCTGTGTAAGGTGTATCTAGATTATTGACTGGACTTAAGTTCAGGTGATtggcattttctttgtttctatatgTGTTATCCCCAGCGGGGCCCACGTTTTATCCTCTTCTGAAATCTTTCTTATGATCTGTGAAGGGTAGAGATAACGAACACTGGCCTATTTTCAGGaatgaacactttttaaaagttctgtgACATGGATTTAGTCGTAATTGTTGACTGTTGAATCCCGAGCACTGTGCTGGGCTTTGAGCACCATCACATCTGAAGTATTCCAGatttgccttctccactttctttCTCCACAGAGCCTGCTGGAGTGACCACCCCCTGTGGCCGATTCGCCACACCGTCACATCTGCAGTATTCCAGATTTGctttctccactttctttctcCACAGAGCCTGCTGCAGTGACCACTACTGTGGCCGATTCACCCCCAAAGACACCCAGTCCTCTGGCCTCTCTGAGCTCCTCACAGTCAGGAGCACTTCCAGCCACCTCCTCCGACTCCAGATCCACCACTGCTCTCTTGGGGCTGACCCGGGCTTCTTCCCCAGGACCCGTCACCGATGCCGCCAAGTCCCCTCCGGCCCCTTCAGCTGAGACATCCACCAAATCTCAGGCCCTGTCCACCCCGCCTCCCAGCCCCAAGCAGAGCATCCTGTTTGGAATGCTGAGCACCCCAGCTGCTAACCCTCCTGCCTCTGTAGCCCCTGCTATGTCTTCAGCATCGCCCATGTTCAGGCCCATTTTTGTGGCCCCCCTGAAAAGCGAGAGTGGGGACCCCTTGCCCTCTAGCCCTTCCACGGTCACGGCTGTAGCATCTTCTAGCTCGGCCCTCCCCACGACTACCAGCAGCACAGGCCCCGCTTTCAAGCCAATCTTTAGCAGTGTGGGGCCACCCACATCTGTGCCCGGGCTAACTCCCTTCTTCAAGCAAACAGCTACTCTGGCCACTACCACGAGTGCCCCTCTCTTCACCGGCCAGGCCACTGCCGCCTCCACAGTGACTTCCGTGGCCACAGCCAGCACCTCCACAGACCCTGCTCCGAAGCCCTCGTTCAGCTTCGGTGTGAGCAGTGTGCCCAGCACCGCTGCTTCCGCCTCCCAGCCCTTCCTCTTTGGGGCTCCCCCGACTTCCGGTGCCAGCTCCACCCCAGCTGGGGGCTCCATATTCCAATTTGGCAAGCCTCCCGCCATGCCCACCTCCACATCAGTCACCACCTTTGGCCAGTCGCTTCCCAGTGCCCCTCAGACagcccccagcagcagcagcagcagcagcagcagcagcagcagcactggctTCAGCGGTTTTGGCAGCAGCCTCAGCACCTCCGCTCCAGCCACCACCGGCCAGCCCACGCTGACGTTCAGCAGCACCGCCACCCCAGCCTTCAACATTCCCTTTGCCTCGGGCACCAAGCCCACTCTCCCATCCTACCCGGGCGCCAACCCCCAGCCCACCTTCGGGGCTGCCGAGGGGCAGCCGCAGGGGGCTACCAAGCCGGCTCTCGTGCCCAGCTTTGGCAGCTCTTTCACTTTTGGAAACTCTGCAGCCCCAACCCCGACTGCGACCCCAGCGCCGACCCCAGCCCAGCCAGCGTTTGGCGGCACCGCTCAGCCGGTGTTTGGCAGTCTGAAAGCCACACCCTCTGCCTTCGGCACCTCCACCAGCACCCGGCCAGCCTTTGGCAGCACCACAGCTGTTTTCTCGTTTGGTGCGGCCACCACCTCTGGCTTTGGCGCTACCACCCAGACTACCAGCAGCGGGACCAGCGGCTCAGTGTTCGGCGGTACAACACCGTCGCCCTTCATGTTTGGGGGACCAGCCACCCCGGCTGGGAGTGGGGCCTTCGGGATGAGTGTGGCCACCCCGGGCACCAGCGCTGCCTCTGGAGCATTTGGCTTCGGGGCAGGACAGAGTGGGACCACTGGCAGCACAGCGCCTTTTGGGGGAGGCTTGAGTCAAAACAGCTTGGGCACACCCAACCAGACCACATCCTTTGCCTTCAGTGTGACCAGCACACCGGACAGCAAACCTGTGTTTGGAGGTACGATCCCGAGTTGACTTGGCCCACGGGGCAGTGTCCACTTGTTGGAGCTTTATATAGGGGTAGTGAGGAGACGGGCGTTAAATGTGTCAATACACTATCAGTTTCTTGGTAAGATCTGTGATTACTGAGTGCAGAGGAATGCCTTTCTGAGAAAGTAACACACTTACTCTCTGAGACTGTGACGAGAAGGGTTTGGGGTGTGGGTGGAGGCGGGTGTGAGAGGGCCCCGCAGGACCTCCCGAGTAGTTGCTTCGTAGGCGGGGAGATGGTATAGGCTCACAGGCAGTGTCACACACTCTGTGGTTGTGAGTGAGGCCTGTCAGCACTGTTGTTCCCAGCCATGTTCAGTTGTGAGATGTAGGCCTACATTAAGTGGTAGCTGGTGAAGCCAGCCTGTTGAATCTGAAGCAAGTACAGTGGGAGGGGCGGTGGGCAGGTGTTCTGgggggctgaggggaggggaggtctgGAGCAGTGGTGGTGacgggtgggaggggagggaaagcCTGAGTGGCAGAAATCTGCCTTCCACCCCCGCCAACGCCCCCCAGCCAGCCGCCTCCTACGTGAGGGAAGGCAGGGCTGAAGGGACGGCAGGACTGGGTGGGGAGTCCCAGGGGACCCTCAGGGCGGAGAGGGGAGGACAAGCGAACGAGGAGAGACGCAGCGCATCTAGTCCTGACGGGGGCGCAGGTCGTCGGGCTCCGGCTGAAGGCAGAGGTCCACTGAGTCGGCCCCTGTGCTGGGTTTGTTGGCTGAGGCAATGCAGGGGCCCTGCTCCTTAGGTGGCCAAAAGCCAGCCCTGCCGTGGCACCGCTGGTGGCTGGGAGGCTCGCCCGGGGTAGCGGGTGTGAAGGTCAGTGGGGGGACCCAGAGCCCAGGCGTCCTGCGGGAAGGCCCTGCCAGGAGCCGGGCTCCCTCGAGGCTCCTCCCCCACTGCCTCCCAGCCTGGTCCctacagctctctctctctctccatcctagGCACCTCCACGCCCACCTTCGGTCAGAGCACCCCAGCCCCTGGGGTGGGAGCAGCTGGCAGCAGCCTCTCCTTTGGGGCATCCTCAACACCTGCCCAAGGCTTTGTCGGAGTCGGACCTTTTGGTAAGTGGCCAGTGTGACCTCGTCTCCTCTCtgaagaggggtggggtgggctggcaGCATCCAGCTGTCCAAGGCCCATCCAGGAGTCCAGCACCACCCACGTTTGGAGTTGGGCAACTGACCATTCGGAAGCCAGGTGAAAATGCTGGTCCAGGCCTTGTTCCCAGACTGTCTGTGGTCTtgtgattttgcatttttaaccAGCACCTCTCCCAGAGGGATTGCCGTTATCCAATGCCCACTGACAGCATTTAGAGAAGTGCTCCTGGGTCCCAGCCGCCCTGATGAGATCTTGTTGAATCTTTCCAGGATCGACAGCCCCTTCCTTTTCCATTGGTGCGGGATCCAAGACCCCAGGGGCTCGACAGCGGCTACAGGCCCGGAGGCAGCACACCCGCAAGAAATAGCCTTCGTCCCTCACCCAGCCCCCCACCACCCCTTGCCCAAATCCAGACCTCGGCACCTGCTAGGAAGAGCCTCTGATCCTTCTGGTTCCGCCACGCAGACCAACCCCAGGCCTCTGGCTTCAGCCCGCAGGGAGGTAGTGGCAGCGCCAGGGGCTGTTTCCCTCTCTCAGGAAGCAGAAGCCCCAGGTCGGGGGGGTCATGGGGGGAGGGATGTGGCAGGGCAGAAGCTGTTACCTTACTTGAACAGTTGAACTGGTGAAGCTGGAGAGAACTAAAGAAACATCTGTACATACTGTCCACTTCCTTCCCCAACGCTCGTGTAGTGTGTGAGCTCAGGCAGGCAGCCCgctgcccacctcctccccaacAGCCATCTTGGCCGGAGGCCAGCAGGTCAAGCCCTGCTGCCTGCATCTCTGTGCACTTGATGGGTTGGGGTGGACCGTCCCCGAAGCCGCACCGGGCTTGGCTTGGCTGTACAAGTGGCTTTCCCCCTCCAGTCCCATGAGGGGACTGTTTCCCCACTTCTTGCTGCTTCATCCCTCACCGGTTCCTTGCAGGGtcaattccttttaaaatgatcctgagTCTAGCTTTGCCTTGGAGACCCCAGCGGGTGCAGCTCCTGCTATTCCACTTCCTCCTGCCAAGTCCGAGCCGACCTTTCACCCCCAACCCGCTCTGCCAGTTTGGCCCCTCAAAGCTTGGTGGCTCAAGACTGTTAGCCTGGCAGACCCAGGGGTGGTACCTCCCTCGGGAGAGGGAAGCTCTTGGCACAGGCAGGACACACCGCACACACACAGCCGCCCCACCCCGCTGCTTTCAGCTGCCTGCTCACCCACCGTCCCCATTGGCCTCCCGGGCCCGTCTGCCTCTGCGGGATCGTCTGTTTAAAGCTTTGTCCTGTGTTACTTTGTCTGATGCTCATGTCTGTTGCTCTTTGAATCGAGTTTGGAGGAAGAATTGAATTGTGTGAGTGGCGGCATGTTGGTAGTGCCGGACTTAACTGTTGCTCAAGTTTCTGGGGCCTCGCTCATCGAGTGTGGGAAGTGGCACCACTCTGTGGCTCCAAGTGCCAAGTCTTGAATTCTCACATGGTGTTTCGACTTTAAAGGGCTGGCAGCCCAGGAGGACGGGGCCATGGGGAAGGGCTTCTGCCCTATGCTCGCTCTTTCCCACCTACCTGACCTCAGTGTCTGTAGTATGTGGTAGAAACCCTAAATTAAcgaaccactttttaaaattgccgtcttcctcccttccttcccttcccttctccctttgtTCCCAACCCAAGCCCCTTACCCCAGGCCCATGAGCCTTGCTGCCATGCCCATCCTCTTTGGGAGAAGTATGAATGCGTGTgtctaaattaaaagaaaaaaaatatttaaacattttttaacaataaaaatttatttttgtatttaagctAAATTGCCTTTTAAATTCCTTCAAGCTTGGTTCATTGAGGTGGTTCAGTATAAATGCTATTTGACTAGAGATTAGTTGTGTAGAGTTAAGTTATGCCTGTGTGAAGAAGAGGCTCAGGTGCTGTCCCGGCAGCATTCCTGAGGGACTTGAGCTCCTTctggaaacagaaaaatgtaattcttattttatgaatAATGTGACGTAGGTGTAACTAGTCCCCTCCCCTTTGTGACTGAGGGTGAATGGTTCGTGGCGGGGGACACGCCTCCACACCCCGAGAGCTCTGTTGCATGTGGAGCTGGGTGGGGGCCTGAGTCCCGGGTACCTGCTCGGATGGGAGGGAGCGGGCACGGGTCTAGAAATCAGGCTGCTGCCTATACCTCACGGAAGGTAGACCCTCGGCTCGATTACCTCAGCTCCACAGGCAGGACAGCTGGTCCAGGAGCCCCCGCCCTAAGTGTGAGTGCGTGAATGTGGGTGTGGGCACGTACGTGCACTGGACAGGGACGGGAGGCTGGGACTTTCCACTATAAACAAAGACTGAATTCCTGTGAGTCCAGTTGGGATTTTtagtatgaatgtgagatttttCTTCTTGCTTATGTCATTAAGAATAAAAAAACTGTGATCTATCGTAGACTATGTCCTGCGTTTATTTTTGTGAGCAGCAGTGCGTCTCACCCACAAAAGCACAGCCCAGGGAAGGGACCCAAAGCAGAGGAGTGTCCCGTCTCTCTCCAGCTGGAGGAACGGGGTTCCTGGTCTTCTTCCTCCAGCCATAACCAGACTGCCACCTGGGGCCGAGGCCCTGAGAGGCGTCGGCGCTCTACGCCCGCTAAGTGCCAGGGGTAGCCGCCGCTTTCCGCCGCCTCTTCTTCCCctttggggctgggctgggcgtcAGCTCTGAGGCTGCCGCTTCAGCCTGTGAAACAGAGCTAGAAGAAAAGTAAAGGGGGTGAGATGTGCCCCAGTCCTCCAGCCTCTTCCAGGTAGGCCCCCCGGTCACTCACCTCGGCACCTCTACCCGTTCAAGCACCGCGATGAAGAAGCCACCGGTGAGCGTGGTCTCGGGGGAGGCCCGGAGGCAGTGTTCAGCGCCTGGAAAGGCGCCGAGGCCTCGGTGCGGCCAGGAGGGGAGGACGGCAGCCAGCCTGCAGGCAGGCGTTGGGATGGGCTTCTAGGTCAgaggcagccccctccccaagGCCCTGGTGGACACCTACTACCTGAAGGCCCCCAGGCTCTGCTGCAGGGCGGCGCACACCACGTCTTCATTCTCTTCCTGGCAGACGGAGCACGTGGAGTAGACGAGGCGTCGCAGGGCGGGGAACCTGAGTGCGTGGCTCAGCGCCCGCTGCTGGAAGGCAGCCAGTGCTCGCAGGCGCTCTGGGCTCGGCATGCCAGCCTTGGGCTCCTCCAGCTGTCTGCTGGGCATCCCTAGGGAAGAGTGCTTTCAGCACAGCCAGCCTGGAAGAGCAGGTCCCGCTTCCAGGAGAGCACGTCTGCCACGGGTCACAGGAACCAAACCTCAGGCCGGGACAACCGACCACCCCTCACGCCCCAAGGTTGCCCTGGGTCCGTGAGCCCTGGGCCGTGCTCCCCGCCATCTCACCAGAGCCGCTACAGGAGGGATCCAGCAAGATGTACTGGACCTGACAGTAACGCTGGTCTGAGGGCGAGACCGTCAGGAAGTCCTGCTCGGCCAGCTCGCAGCAGGAGACCCCCGCCCGGGCCAGCAGGGTAGCCATAGACGCCAGTCGCTTGGCATCCTGGTCAAAGGCAAAGATCTTCCTAGGGAGGAGGGCAGAGTtgaagtgaactgagaacttaaTGGAGCACGTAAGAGCCCACAGCTCTGACACAGTAACACGTACGTGAAGTCAGGACACACAGACTATTTAAATGTCTTTAACTTCTAAAAAGCTCAGTGGTCAGAAATAGCTGGCCTGGGCTCTGTGCTCCGAGGGCTCAGGGACTCATCTCACACCTGCCGCCCACTGGGAAGCTTAGGGAGCTGCCCTAGGTCCAGAAGGGAACACTGAAAGGCAAGGCCTCCTTTCGGCCTGCAGGACTTCCTGGAATAAGTGTTCCTTATCTCTTCCTACAAAGTACGGGATCAGATCCCACCCCACTCCTGTCTGACCATGGCACTCACCCTTGGTTCTTGAGAAGAGCAGCCAGGTGACTGGTCTTATTGCCTGGGGCAGCACATGCATCGATGACGTGGGACCCTGGGGGCGGAGCCAGCAGCATGGCCGGGAGACAACTTGCCTGGCGGCGCAGAGCACAGGGGCTGGGTGAACGGAGGCCCCAGGCTGACCACCCCCCACCTGCTTCCCCCCTTTCCACCCATCCTCCCTACCTTGTCTTGCAGGATGAGGTGACCGGCTTGGTACAGCGGATGGTCATGCAGATCTGTCTGGGCAGGAAACACAAGCAACTCTGGCAGCAAGGGATCCAGGAGAAAACACTTCCCTTTGAGGGCCCTGATGTCATCGAGGCTGCCAGGGAATACGAACTGCTTATTCCACATTTTATGCCTCCCTCCATGCCAGGTACCAGCCAGGCACTTCACACGTCACCTGACTGCTTACTGGTGTGACAAAAGCTTAAAACTGCTGTGAGTATATTAACACGCTGATAAGACAGAGGCAACAGTTCAGAGAATGGGGTTCTCAGGCAAGACTCTGTGTCCAGAAGATGCCAGAGGTGGAGGCATGGGCACCTCAGCCTCTGTACTTCTCGAAAACGGTAGGTATTAAATGACGTGCAAACCTCGTAGGAAAAGATTTCGCACACATTAGGCTCGCAACAGCCAGTACTATCAGAACATAACCCTGTGGGGAAAGGCCTGGTACAGGGAGGTGAGTACTGAGTCGATTCCTGATGGATGAATTAGTACCCAGAGGAGCTGAAGTGAAAACTTTGTTCACTAAACTATGGAAAAGCACTGTCCATTCACTTGCCCCATGTAGAAAACATCAGAGAATAACAACTCAGATGAGAAAGCTAACAAGCAGTGGAGAGaaaaagtgagtcactcagccgtgactgactctttgagaccccctggactgtagcccaccaggctcccctgtccatggaattctccaggcaagaatactggagtgggaagccattcccttctccaggggatcttcccaactcagggatcaaacccaggcctcccacattgcaggcacattcttgaccgtctgagccaccagggaagcctgacaagtAGCTGGCATCCAAACCAACACACAGCCATCCTCCACCACCCTGGTATCTAAGCGACACGCTGCAGGCCGACAGGGAGACATCTGCAACAGATAAGGGCGATGGAGGGAGAGGACGCCGCTTCCCAGAGCGGTGAGGGGACAGAACAGGAGGCAGGAGCAGGGGCGGGGCGGCCACGGAGCAGCAAGCACCGCGGGAACACAGGTGCACAGCAGACGCGCCTGGAAGGGGCAGGGAGGCACAGCCCAGCGGAGGGCCAAGGGTTTTCAGTGAGGGAGTAAAGCGTCAGATCTGCGTTCAGAACTTTCTGCAGCCGACACAGAGAGGACGAGTGTGACAGCAAAGTCTGGACGTGGGGAGGCCGGCTGAGGGTTCTCGTGCCAGCCACGACAGGATATGATGCTGAAACCTAGGCAGTGTCCAGAAGGAGAGACTCTAAAGGCAGAGCAGTGAACGCCCAGACAGACAGGAGGGAAGCGTGTACAATGACTCAGTTTCGACTTTGACCAAATGGGTGCGCAATAGTGACATCTGTTAAAACAGGGAATGCACAAGATGCCAAGTTTAGGGATGCCAGGATGTAAAGTAATCGATGTGTGATATACCACAAACAGGACAAAAATCACATAaccatctcaacagatgcagaaaaggcatttgaaaaaaatcagcatccactcatgataaaaattctcatcaaACTTGGTACTGAAGGAACATATAGCAACATAATAAGGtctgtatatgacaaacccacagctcaCATCACACTCAATGGGGAAAGGCTGAAAGttcttcctctaaaatcaggCACAAAACAAGGACAGCTACTCCAGTCACTTCTATTTAATACAGCATTccatgctcagtcgcgtctgactctctgtgacccccattgactgcagcccgccaaactgctctgtccaagggattttc
This window of the Capricornis sumatraensis isolate serow.1 chromosome 3, serow.2, whole genome shotgun sequence genome carries:
- the POM121C gene encoding nuclear envelope pore membrane protein POM 121C isoform X2 — encoded protein: MSPAAVAAGGGNRRRPIASVREGRGWGWGRPAGAVLLGLSLLGLVLYLVPAAAALAWLAVGATAAWWGLSREPRGSRALSSLFWNARRRRTLLASPPAKSAANGNLLEPRSPLEGPDPAELLLMGSYLGKPGPPQPAPAPEPRDVRERPGRRPPVRTASPAQSAHTQRVQVHPSLPTSLLRPSRRPSYRDCGTLSHRFVVTPRRRYPIQQAQYSLLGVLPTVCWNGCHKKTVLSPRNSKMVCSPVTVRIAPPDSKLTRSPLPEQIINSTLSSPSTSAPDPCAKETVLNALKERKKRTVEEEDQVFADGQENKRRRHDSSGSGHSAFEPLVANGAPAAFVPKPGSLKRGLNSQNSDDHLNKRSRTSSVSSLTGSTYTGGIPSSSRNAITSSYSSTRGLSQLWKRSGPSSSPFSSPASSRSQTPERPAKKVREEELSHHSSSSAPLVTDKESPGEKVADPTTWKKQNSWNSPSTPGSSGQRKRKVQLLPSRRGDQLTLPPPPQLGYSITAEDLDLEKKASLQWFNKVLEDKTEPAAVTTTVADSPPKTPSPLASLSSSQSGALPATSSDSRSTTALLGLTRASSPGPVTDAAKSPPAPSAETSTKSQALSTPPPSPKQSILFGMLSTPAANPPASVAPAMSSASPMFRPIFVAPLKSESGDPLPSSPSTVTAVASSSSALPTTTSSTGPAFKPIFSSVGPPTSVPGLTPFFKQTATLATTTSAPLFTGQATAASTVTSVATASTSTDPAPKPSFSFGVSSVPSTAASASQPFLFGAPPTSGASSTPAGGSIFQFGKPPAMPTSTSVTTFGQSLPSAPQTAPSSSSSSSSSSSSTGFSGFGSSLSTSAPATTGQPTLTFSSTATPAFNIPFASGTKPTLPSYPGANPQPTFGAAEGQPQGATKPALVPSFGSSFTFGNSAAPTPTATPAPTPAQPAFGGTAQPVFGSLKATPSAFGTSTSTRPAFGSTTAVFSFGAATTSGFGATTQTTSSGTSGSVFGGTTPSPFMFGGPATPAGSGAFGMSVATPGTSAASGAFGFGAGQSGTTGSTAPFGGGLSQNSLGTPNQTTSFAFSVTSTPDSKPVFGGTSTPTFGQSTPAPGVGAAGSSLSFGASSTPAQGFVGVGPFGSTAPSFSIGAGSKTPGARQRLQARRQHTRKK
- the POM121C gene encoding nuclear envelope pore membrane protein POM 121C isoform X1 — protein: MSPAAVAAGGGNRRRPIASVREGRGWGWGRPAGAVLLGLSLLGLVLYLVPAAAALAWLAVGATAAWWGLSREPRGSRALSSLFWNARRRRTLLASPPAKSAANGNLLEPRSPLEGPDPAELLLMGSYLGKPGPPQPAPAPEPRDVRERPGRRPPVRTASPAQSAHTQRVQVHPSLPTSLLRPSRRPSYRDCGTLSHRFVVTPRRRYPIQQAQYSLLGVLPTVCWNGCHKKTVLSPRNSKMVCSPVTVRIAPPDSKLTRSPLPEQIINSTLSSPSTSAPDPCAKETVLNALKERKKRTVEEEDQVFADGQENKRRRHDSSGSGHSAFEPLVANGAPAAFVPKPGSLKRGLNSQNSDDHLNKRSRTSSVSSLTGSTYTGGIPSSSRNAITSSYSSTRGLSQLWKRSGPSSSPFSSPASSRSQTPERPAKKVREEELSHHSSSSAPLVTDKESPGEKVADPTTWKKQNSWNSPSTPGSSGQRKRKVQLLPSRRGDQLTLPPPPQLGYSITAEDLDLEKKASLQWFNKVLEDKTDAASTSVTEAPPASQSSFTLTLPAAGTASSPTSLQAPSANTLLESLKKMQNSPGLPSLPEPAAVTTTVADSPPKTPSPLASLSSSQSGALPATSSDSRSTTALLGLTRASSPGPVTDAAKSPPAPSAETSTKSQALSTPPPSPKQSILFGMLSTPAANPPASVAPAMSSASPMFRPIFVAPLKSESGDPLPSSPSTVTAVASSSSALPTTTSSTGPAFKPIFSSVGPPTSVPGLTPFFKQTATLATTTSAPLFTGQATAASTVTSVATASTSTDPAPKPSFSFGVSSVPSTAASASQPFLFGAPPTSGASSTPAGGSIFQFGKPPAMPTSTSVTTFGQSLPSAPQTAPSSSSSSSSSSSSTGFSGFGSSLSTSAPATTGQPTLTFSSTATPAFNIPFASGTKPTLPSYPGANPQPTFGAAEGQPQGATKPALVPSFGSSFTFGNSAAPTPTATPAPTPAQPAFGGTAQPVFGSLKATPSAFGTSTSTRPAFGSTTAVFSFGAATTSGFGATTQTTSSGTSGSVFGGTTPSPFMFGGPATPAGSGAFGMSVATPGTSAASGAFGFGAGQSGTTGSTAPFGGGLSQNSLGTPNQTTSFAFSVTSTPDSKPVFGGTSTPTFGQSTPAPGVGAAGSSLSFGASSTPAQGFVGVGPFGSTAPSFSIGAGSKTPGARQRLQARRQHTRKK